A DNA window from Sporosarcina sp. ANT_H38 contains the following coding sequences:
- the spo0A gene encoding sporulation transcription factor Spo0A, with amino-acid sequence MDKLKVAIADDNKELVKTMMTYFERHPEIDVIWTAHNGKVCLSMLEEKKPDVLLLDIIMPHLDGIAVLETLSENAQTADVHIIMLTAFGQEDVMTQAASLGASYFMLKPFEFERLANQIFQVAGTRKPIVPIVQASGEYAPGTVSQKVLDTTITAIIKEIGVPAHIKGYAFIREAIQMVYTDVDLLGSVTKVLYPEIAKKYNTTASRVERAIRHAIEVAWNRGNYDVISKMFGYTVHHLKSKPTNSEFIAMIADKIRLEHMAS; translated from the coding sequence ATGGATAAACTGAAAGTTGCGATTGCTGACGATAACAAGGAATTGGTGAAAACTATGATGACATATTTTGAAAGGCATCCTGAAATTGATGTCATTTGGACAGCGCATAACGGCAAAGTATGTCTGTCAATGTTAGAAGAGAAAAAACCAGATGTCTTATTACTTGATATTATCATGCCACACCTTGACGGAATTGCGGTTTTGGAAACGTTGAGTGAAAATGCACAAACTGCCGATGTGCATATTATTATGTTGACGGCATTTGGACAAGAAGATGTAATGACGCAAGCCGCGAGTCTAGGCGCTTCGTATTTCATGCTTAAACCTTTTGAATTCGAACGACTTGCAAACCAGATATTCCAAGTAGCAGGAACAAGAAAACCGATAGTTCCGATAGTTCAAGCTAGCGGAGAGTATGCGCCAGGAACAGTAAGTCAAAAAGTGCTGGATACTACAATTACAGCAATTATTAAGGAGATTGGTGTCCCTGCTCATATTAAAGGTTATGCGTTTATTCGTGAAGCGATTCAAATGGTTTACACTGACGTCGATTTGCTTGGTTCAGTGACGAAAGTACTTTATCCGGAGATTGCAAAAAAATACAATACGACAGCATCCCGTGTCGAGCGTGCAATTCGCCACGCAATTGAAGTGGCATGGAACCGCGGCAATTATGATGTTATTTCCAAAATGTTTGGCTACACTGTGCATCACTTGAAAAGCAAACCAACTAATAGTGAATTCATCGCAATGATCGCAGACAAGATTCGTCTTGAGCATATGGCGAGCTGA
- a CDS encoding NupC/NupG family nucleoside CNT transporter, producing the protein MYFIINIIGILSVLGLAFLLSFNKRGITYKPLIILFVLQLITTWFMLSTDIGGTVITLVSDFFLWLISSGMSGVNFVFGEFAPIDGSTFTLFMNVLMPIIFVVTFFDILTYFRVLPLIINSIGWVLSKITKMPRFESFYAIQVMFLGNNEALAVTRDQLNKMSDKRLLTVAMISMSCVSAGMLGGYLQLLDPKYVLTAIPLNAIGALIITSLINPYTVSKEEDVVYTPSKADRGNFFDVISNSMMIGGKLALIIAVMLIGFVSLITAANSFLGLIHDDLALENIFGLIFSPISLLMGVEFSQILSVGQLMGVKIVLNEFVAMTNLKEMLSGFNAHTEAVASTFLVSFCNFATIGIILGSMQSLFGEKKSRFIAKYTWLLLVSGILVSSLTAMVVGLFVW; encoded by the coding sequence ATGTATTTTATTATTAATATTATTGGTATTTTATCTGTACTTGGTCTTGCCTTTCTTTTGTCATTTAATAAAAGGGGAATTACATATAAGCCCCTTATTATCTTATTTGTATTACAGTTAATTACTACCTGGTTTATGTTATCGACTGATATTGGAGGAACTGTGATTACGCTAGTTTCTGATTTCTTCCTATGGCTAATTAGCAGTGGGATGTCAGGGGTAAACTTTGTATTTGGTGAGTTTGCGCCAATCGACGGTTCGACCTTCACGTTATTCATGAATGTACTAATGCCAATTATTTTTGTCGTAACGTTTTTTGATATTTTAACCTATTTCCGTGTTTTACCGTTGATTATTAATAGCATCGGATGGGTCTTATCTAAAATCACTAAAATGCCTCGATTCGAAAGTTTTTATGCAATACAAGTTATGTTCTTAGGCAATAATGAAGCATTGGCAGTCACAAGAGATCAATTGAATAAAATGAGTGACAAACGATTATTAACGGTAGCCATGATTAGTATGTCTTGCGTAAGTGCGGGGATGCTTGGTGGATATTTGCAATTATTGGATCCGAAATATGTGTTAACGGCAATTCCGTTAAACGCGATTGGAGCACTTATTATTACTTCTTTGATCAATCCGTACACTGTGTCAAAAGAAGAGGATGTTGTCTACACACCATCTAAAGCTGATAGAGGGAATTTCTTTGATGTGATATCTAATAGCATGATGATTGGTGGGAAATTAGCGTTAATTATCGCAGTGATGCTTATCGGATTTGTTTCTCTTATTACAGCTGCGAACAGTTTCTTGGGGTTGATTCATGATGATCTTGCACTTGAAAATATTTTTGGTCTGATTTTCTCTCCAATAAGCTTATTAATGGGGGTTGAATTTTCACAAATACTCTCAGTCGGTCAATTAATGGGAGTGAAAATTGTATTAAATGAATTTGTTGCAATGACCAACTTAAAAGAAATGCTTTCGGGCTTCAATGCGCATACAGAAGCTGTTGCTTCAACATTTCTTGTTTCGTTTTGTAACTTTGCGACAATTGGAATCATTCTCGGAAGTATGCAATCATTATTTGGCGAAAAGAAATCTAGATTTATCGCAAAATATACATGGCTATTACTAGTAAGTGGTATCCTTGTTTCTAGCTTAACAGCTATGGTTGTAGGCTTATTTGTTTGGTAA
- a CDS encoding carboxymuconolactone decarboxylase family protein, with amino-acid sequence MSQRVPYNDVAPEGMKIMMDMEKYTKQSTINRTTRELIKIRASQINGCAFCIDMHSSDARKMGETEQRIYCLSAWKECTFYTPKEKVALELSEHITLIPTKRVPDDLYKRVREQYDEKQYVDLVLIINQINSWNRISIAMGNIATEK; translated from the coding sequence ATGAGTCAAAGAGTTCCCTACAATGATGTTGCACCCGAAGGTATGAAAATTATGATGGATATGGAGAAGTACACTAAGCAGTCTACAATTAATAGAACTACTAGAGAGTTAATCAAAATCAGAGCCTCTCAAATTAATGGCTGTGCATTCTGCATTGATATGCATTCATCCGATGCTCGTAAGATGGGTGAAACTGAACAACGAATTTATTGTTTGAGTGCTTGGAAAGAATGCACTTTTTATACACCGAAGGAGAAAGTTGCTCTGGAACTGTCTGAGCATATTACGCTAATCCCTACCAAAAGAGTTCCTGACGATCTGTACAAGCGAGTACGTGAACAATATGACGAGAAACAATATGTTGACCTTGTTCTAATCATCAATCAAATCAACAGTTGGAATAGAATTTCTATTGCAATGGGTAATATCGCAACTGAAAAATAA
- a CDS encoding VWA domain-containing protein, protein MGNLIDLTKKAGIVLEKKNLNGVKAEIVLVIDQSGSMRTLYKNGTVQELVERLLAIGMNMDANKEIDVFQFNQGSNYVGVATEANHATFVKDNNMGVSGTTKYAPVMEDVVAKYGIALNVDQEPVTKSLLGGLFNKKKVEVPKKPAYPTFVLFITDGNNSDKREATRIVRESSTQPIFWQFVGIGKEEFTFLQKLDDLKDRHVDNADFFKVDDIMNITDEELYDKLLTEFPDWLSEIKAKDMLAL, encoded by the coding sequence ATGGGTAATTTAATCGACTTAACTAAAAAAGCGGGTATCGTTTTAGAAAAGAAGAACCTAAATGGTGTTAAAGCTGAAATCGTACTCGTAATCGATCAATCAGGTTCAATGAGAACGTTGTACAAAAATGGAACTGTGCAGGAGCTTGTTGAGCGTCTTCTGGCTATTGGGATGAATATGGATGCTAATAAAGAAATTGACGTTTTCCAGTTTAACCAAGGATCAAACTACGTAGGTGTTGCAACAGAAGCGAATCACGCTACATTTGTGAAAGATAATAATATGGGAGTAAGCGGTACAACGAAATACGCTCCTGTTATGGAAGATGTCGTAGCTAAGTACGGAATAGCTTTAAATGTAGATCAAGAACCTGTTACTAAGAGTTTGCTGGGTGGGTTGTTTAATAAGAAGAAAGTTGAAGTGCCTAAAAAGCCTGCATATCCCACTTTTGTACTCTTTATAACGGATGGGAACAATTCTGATAAGAGAGAAGCAACGAGAATTGTGCGTGAAAGCTCTACTCAACCAATCTTTTGGCAGTTCGTAGGAATTGGGAAAGAAGAGTTTACTTTCTTACAGAAATTAGACGACCTTAAAGATAGACATGTAGACAATGCTGATTTCTTTAAAGTGGATGACATTATGAATATTACAGATGAAGAGCTATATGATAAGTTGCTTACAGAGTTTCCGGATTGGCTGAGTGAAATTAAGGCTAAGGATATGCTTGCATTATAA
- a CDS encoding SpoIVB peptidase S55 domain-containing protein: MGWSRQLKLAVSLSVLFLVMPFASNVVFAKDGTLIPMGQSIGIKMDLSGVYITNDVMISEENWLKAGDLIGQLDNVAVSSLHEYEKVSTSLRDKKEIVLHVIRDGEKSQVQADGEAMKRLLPFLKDRTEGTGTLTYVDPDKGTYGALGHQIIDSALKSPPSFRTGAIYLSEIDQIKKSVPGIPGYKISTIVDDDDFLGTIRVNGIYGIFGSWNSEYKKVLAEPLTIMHPAEVKEGLAEIYTTIKGTEVESFSIRIIEVEEDQFHFILTDPKLLEATGGILQGMSGSPVIQNGKFAGAVTHMFVDDPKKGAALFLEKMRSGEN; the protein is encoded by the coding sequence ATGGGATGGAGTAGACAACTCAAGTTGGCCGTTTCGTTATCTGTGCTTTTTCTTGTCATGCCATTTGCTTCAAATGTAGTATTTGCAAAAGACGGAACGCTGATTCCGATGGGACAGTCAATCGGTATTAAGATGGATTTGTCGGGAGTCTACATTACAAATGATGTCATGATCAGTGAAGAAAACTGGTTGAAGGCAGGTGATCTAATCGGACAATTAGACAATGTAGCAGTCAGCAGCCTTCATGAGTACGAAAAAGTATCAACCTCATTACGTGACAAGAAAGAAATCGTATTGCATGTCATTCGTGACGGGGAAAAAAGTCAGGTTCAAGCAGATGGCGAAGCGATGAAACGTCTCCTTCCATTCCTGAAAGATCGGACGGAAGGGACTGGAACCTTGACGTATGTCGACCCGGACAAGGGGACATACGGTGCACTCGGTCATCAGATAATCGACAGTGCATTGAAATCACCACCTTCATTTAGAACAGGAGCAATTTATCTTTCAGAAATCGATCAAATTAAAAAAAGTGTACCTGGTATTCCAGGTTATAAAATTTCAACAATTGTTGATGATGACGATTTTTTAGGGACGATTCGGGTAAATGGCATTTATGGCATTTTTGGATCGTGGAACAGCGAATATAAGAAAGTGTTAGCCGAACCGCTAACTATTATGCATCCTGCGGAAGTAAAAGAAGGTCTGGCTGAAATTTACACTACGATTAAAGGGACCGAGGTTGAATCATTTTCTATTCGAATTATTGAAGTAGAGGAAGATCAGTTTCATTTCATCTTGACAGATCCCAAATTACTCGAGGCAACGGGTGGGATTCTACAGGGGATGAGTGGAAGTCCTGTTATTCAGAATGGGAAATTTGCGGGAGCGGTGACGCATATGTTTGTCGATGATCCCAAAAAAGGTGCAGCCCTTTTTCTAGAAAAAATGCGTAGCGGAGAAAATTGA
- a CDS encoding glycerophosphodiester phosphodiesterase family protein, whose amino-acid sequence MFNPTVFAHRGASGICFENTMKAFEKAIDQGADGIELDVQLTEDGVPIVIHDPELSRLAGIRRSISFMTSAEMAEIRVGRKCRRIFFGHHIPTLIEVVTFCEKHSLALNVELKETVSDRPELIKLIIDIVSVVDDVHISSFDYRLLELVKEENERMETAYLIRKKSVDWTNLKQYSSADGFHFHKRLLKEPYLTNLIQSEKKIRVYGMQGTEAITFNPPSYIDGWITDFPDRFNK is encoded by the coding sequence ATGTTTAATCCGACAGTTTTTGCACATCGGGGCGCATCAGGCATCTGCTTTGAAAATACAATGAAAGCATTTGAGAAAGCCATCGATCAAGGCGCTGATGGAATAGAACTAGATGTACAGTTAACTGAAGATGGGGTGCCGATTGTCATCCATGATCCAGAACTTTCTAGGCTTGCAGGTATTCGAAGGTCAATTTCATTCATGACAAGTGCAGAAATGGCGGAAATTCGTGTTGGAAGGAAATGCAGACGGATATTTTTTGGGCACCACATTCCGACATTGATAGAAGTGGTGACATTTTGCGAAAAACACAGTTTAGCCCTCAATGTGGAATTGAAAGAAACTGTTTCGGACCGCCCTGAATTAATCAAACTGATCATTGATATAGTTTCCGTTGTTGACGATGTCCATATCTCTTCATTTGACTACCGCTTACTTGAGTTGGTCAAAGAGGAGAACGAGCGAATGGAAACTGCATATCTTATCCGGAAGAAAAGCGTAGATTGGACTAATCTTAAACAGTATTCATCTGCAGATGGCTTCCATTTTCACAAACGCTTGTTGAAAGAGCCATATTTGACTAATCTTATTCAATCTGAAAAAAAGATTCGAGTTTATGGAATGCAAGGAACAGAAGCAATCACTTTCAATCCACCCTCGTATATAGACGGTTGGATAACGGACTTCCCTGATCGATTCAATAAATAA
- the ahrC gene encoding transcriptional regulator AhrC/ArgR yields MNKGHRQIRIRDIISNFEIETQDQLVDSLKAAGVDVTQATVSRDIKEMHLIKTPLSDGSYKYSLPPVHKYNTEQKLHRMLTDAFVSIDGAGHFIVLKTLPGNAQAVGSLMDHLSWNEILGTICGDDTCLIICRDESLTEVVKEKLLAML; encoded by the coding sequence ATGAATAAAGGGCATAGGCAAATTCGTATTCGGGATATTATCTCAAACTTTGAAATAGAAACACAGGATCAACTCGTAGACAGCCTAAAAGCAGCGGGAGTTGACGTAACGCAAGCGACCGTTTCACGGGATATAAAAGAAATGCATCTTATTAAGACCCCTTTGTCTGATGGGAGTTATAAGTACAGCCTGCCACCCGTACATAAGTACAACACGGAACAAAAGCTTCACCGTATGCTGACCGATGCATTCGTTAGCATCGATGGAGCAGGCCATTTTATTGTTTTGAAAACGCTTCCTGGTAATGCACAAGCTGTCGGTTCACTAATGGATCATCTTAGCTGGAATGAAATTCTTGGGACGATTTGTGGCGATGATACGTGTCTGATTATTTGTCGTGATGAATCTCTGACAGAAGTAGTGAAAGAAAAACTTTTAGCGATGCTTTGA
- a CDS encoding RNA polymerase sigma factor, with product MSSEKWFNDYFGSIYSYILLQVKDPHTAEDLTQETFLKVIANEHQFKEQSSIKTWIFRIAYTTTMSYFRKKNPLTYYFDTNILSSKHNTSPEEIALLNSQQKQFYESLHRLKPSYQQVIILRKIQGFSTKEASSILHCSEGKVKMSLSRAIAVFKKELEKGGFTNETLIR from the coding sequence ATGTCCAGTGAGAAATGGTTTAATGACTATTTTGGTTCCATCTACAGTTACATCTTATTACAAGTCAAAGATCCTCATACCGCCGAAGACCTAACACAAGAGACATTTTTGAAGGTCATTGCGAACGAACATCAATTCAAGGAACAGTCTTCCATAAAAACATGGATTTTTCGGATTGCGTATACGACAACGATGAGCTATTTCAGAAAGAAAAACCCCTTAACGTATTATTTCGATACGAATATCCTCAGTTCCAAGCACAATACATCACCGGAAGAGATTGCACTTCTTAATTCGCAGCAAAAACAATTTTATGAATCACTCCATCGGTTAAAGCCTAGCTACCAGCAAGTGATCATATTGCGAAAGATTCAGGGATTTTCCACAAAAGAAGCATCATCCATCTTACATTGTTCAGAAGGGAAAGTGAAAATGAGTCTGTCGCGGGCAATTGCCGTATTTAAAAAGGAATTGGAGAAAGGAGGATTTACAAATGAAACACTTATCCGATGA
- a CDS encoding carbon monoxide dehydrogenase, whose amino-acid sequence MQKKTHLLFSIICISICFSANEMIFANPNDTPPSLEESYAQFGYISVEKAVKEFENHFKQDVKLPEIKPSIPFTLQFGRFNEDNKYDINDLLEIKLVNEKVTVNNYKIDIRPLKNKITFKNRGNQKVYTLKNGQKAIYVEHQLFNFFVFEDGNWQYMLGIDKRVSKVTADTLVEIANSIE is encoded by the coding sequence ATGCAAAAAAAAACTCATCTTTTATTTTCAATAATATGTATCTCCATTTGTTTTTCAGCTAATGAAATGATATTTGCAAACCCAAACGATACCCCCCCATCTCTTGAAGAAAGTTACGCCCAATTTGGATATATATCTGTTGAAAAAGCAGTTAAGGAATTTGAAAATCACTTTAAACAAGATGTGAAATTGCCGGAAATCAAGCCATCTATTCCTTTCACCCTCCAGTTCGGAAGATTTAATGAAGATAACAAATATGACATCAATGATTTACTGGAAATCAAGTTAGTGAATGAAAAGGTAACAGTAAATAATTATAAAATTGATATTCGTCCCTTGAAAAATAAAATAACTTTTAAGAATAGAGGCAATCAGAAAGTCTATACACTTAAAAATGGACAGAAAGCTATTTATGTTGAACATCAATTATTTAATTTTTTTGTTTTCGAAGATGGTAATTGGCAATATATGCTTGGAATCGATAAAAGGGTATCTAAGGTAACCGCTGATACATTAGTTGAAATTGCTAATTCAATTGAATAA
- a CDS encoding cupin domain-containing protein: MKNSNAQYWVSNLGLLPHPEGGYYKRTFESEEHTSDQELTVNFEGKRKMYTSIYFLLTSNDVSHFHRLKSDELWYYHAGSPLTIHIIDENGEYEEIKLGMNLDNGEVPQALVPKNSIFGSSVMEEDTCSLVGCMVSPGFEFQDFELFTQSELLMKYPKHEEIIMKLAYEEIPELG; this comes from the coding sequence ATGAAGAATAGTAATGCACAATACTGGGTGTCTAATCTCGGACTCCTCCCTCATCCAGAAGGCGGTTATTATAAAAGAACTTTTGAGTCAGAAGAACACACGTCTGACCAAGAATTGACTGTCAATTTCGAAGGCAAACGAAAAATGTATACGAGCATTTACTTTCTATTAACTTCAAATGACGTCTCTCACTTCCATCGTTTAAAATCGGATGAATTATGGTATTATCACGCTGGAAGTCCATTAACAATTCACATCATTGATGAAAATGGAGAATATGAAGAAATCAAATTAGGGATGAACTTGGATAATGGAGAAGTGCCCCAAGCGCTAGTTCCAAAAAACTCAATCTTCGGGTCATCCGTTATGGAAGAAGATACTTGCTCCCTGGTAGGTTGTATGGTTTCTCCCGGATTTGAATTCCAAGACTTTGAACTGTTTACACAATCTGAACTTTTAATGAAGTATCCGAAACACGAAGAAATCATCATGAAGTTGGCTTACGAAGAAATTCCGGAACTAGGTTAA
- the recN gene encoding DNA repair protein RecN, translating into MLREISIKNFAIIEHLEVTFDEGLTVLTGETGAGKSIIIDAVQLLAGGRGSQEFIRHGATKAELEGLFTIEEEAHSIIVQLAEFGIDVQDGVVILRRDLNSNGKTVCRVNGKLVTIAILREIGSQLIDIHGQHENQELMHERSHIHLLDHFAGEKLENAYENYSELYESYRKLKRKLEKADDNEQQVAQRIDLYSFQLKEINAAALVIGEEDQLEAEKQKLQNFNRLFERLNTAYVSISGDTHALDWVGSAMSDMEDAASVDNSLKMHAETIATSFYSLQDTAHELKSILDDMEFDPTRLEVVEERLALHISLKRKYGKTIEDILIYRDKITDELESLVSRDERLSAEQEKLTQFLKDLEIEAGELSIIRQKSSIQLENAIMEQLDQLHMGKASFKVDITRKALGTFDSNGYDDVNFLISTNVGEPLKPLVKVASGGEISRIMLAIKTIFSKHQGVTSLIFDEVDTGVSGRVAQAIAEKIAIIATKSQVLCISHLPQVAAMADHHYLIKKDVISDRTKTEIHDVIESDRTEELSRMLSGAETTPLTLKHAEELLTLAAERKKSFR; encoded by the coding sequence TTGTTACGTGAAATTTCCATAAAAAACTTTGCAATCATTGAACACCTTGAAGTAACTTTTGACGAAGGTTTAACCGTATTAACTGGGGAAACAGGTGCGGGGAAATCTATTATTATCGATGCTGTCCAACTGTTGGCGGGTGGAAGAGGATCACAGGAATTTATCCGCCATGGAGCGACAAAAGCCGAACTCGAAGGGCTTTTCACCATTGAAGAAGAGGCGCATTCGATTATTGTTCAATTGGCTGAATTTGGTATTGATGTGCAGGATGGTGTCGTTATTTTGCGACGCGATTTAAATTCGAACGGTAAAACGGTTTGCCGTGTCAATGGTAAGCTCGTGACAATTGCTATCTTGAGAGAAATTGGTTCCCAGCTGATTGACATACATGGTCAACATGAAAACCAAGAATTAATGCATGAGAGAAGTCATATTCATTTGCTTGATCATTTTGCAGGTGAAAAACTTGAGAATGCCTATGAAAATTATTCCGAACTGTATGAGAGTTATCGGAAACTAAAGCGGAAGCTTGAAAAGGCAGATGATAATGAGCAGCAAGTTGCCCAACGTATTGATTTGTATTCATTCCAACTGAAGGAAATTAATGCGGCCGCACTTGTCATTGGTGAAGAGGATCAACTAGAAGCAGAAAAACAAAAACTTCAAAACTTTAATCGTTTATTTGAGCGATTAAATACGGCATACGTGTCGATTAGTGGGGATACACATGCGCTTGACTGGGTCGGTTCTGCAATGAGTGATATGGAGGATGCGGCTTCAGTCGATAACAGTCTGAAAATGCACGCTGAAACGATTGCAACAAGTTTCTATTCCTTACAAGATACTGCGCATGAACTCAAAAGTATACTTGATGATATGGAATTTGATCCTACAAGACTCGAAGTAGTTGAAGAGCGTCTTGCTCTCCATATTTCCCTAAAAAGAAAGTATGGCAAAACAATTGAGGACATTCTTATATATCGAGATAAAATCACAGATGAACTTGAAAGTTTAGTTAGCAGGGATGAGCGTCTTTCTGCTGAGCAGGAAAAACTTACACAATTTTTAAAGGACCTTGAAATTGAAGCAGGAGAGTTATCAATTATTCGCCAAAAGTCGTCCATTCAATTAGAAAATGCAATTATGGAACAGCTCGATCAACTTCATATGGGAAAAGCTTCTTTTAAAGTGGATATCACTCGGAAAGCATTAGGTACTTTCGATTCCAATGGATATGATGATGTGAACTTCCTAATATCGACGAACGTTGGAGAACCGTTGAAGCCACTTGTCAAAGTAGCTTCGGGTGGTGAAATTTCTCGCATAATGTTAGCGATAAAGACAATATTTTCTAAACACCAAGGTGTTACTTCACTCATTTTTGACGAAGTGGATACTGGTGTAAGCGGAAGGGTTGCACAAGCAATTGCAGAAAAAATAGCTATAATCGCAACAAAGTCCCAAGTGCTGTGTATTTCACATTTACCACAAGTTGCCGCAATGGCCGATCACCATTACCTCATTAAAAAGGATGTAATAAGTGATAGGACGAAGACGGAAATTCATGATGTCATTGAATCAGATAGGACTGAAGAATTGTCCAGGATGTTGTCCGGAGCTGAAACCACGCCATTAACGTTAAAACATGCGGAAGAGTTGTTGACTTTGGCTGCCGAACGCAAGAAATCCTTTAGATAA
- a CDS encoding DUF342 domain-containing protein, which translates to MLIQNEFFDLLVQEEKVILRTKKNGFPLKSFDTITREHPRIKIISFPVLRKALTDLEEHVIGNWIPAIEVSIAPDKMMAQLYINVSTKEFEENKQSILKQAEKVLDDAGVIYGRQALLEEPFKPGEPIIAAIGRQPQKGEDAVVTYIEIPERRPEIREDGSADYFEMNFVTPVKQGDWLGEKIPTQEGVNGMDVVGNELPAERGNDAKIYFDRKSVDEEQDVDKLVLRASFGGALESIDGLIGVGKQLVVSGDVGPETGSITFDGSVVVYGTVLAGFSVNATGDISIEGNEGITNAKEIQSSEGDVYIKGGIFGGGLTIVEARGNIFVKHANNCKLYGKEVHVGLYLLGTEVRAESVFIDKNKGKIIGGEVEVLYKIECAYAGNSHERKTILRAKGIDKELLYMEIQEMAKSLKEHQETFGKLEQHALPFRNNESQLRGPQADAYEKMLEVIESNGKVIAELDKEIQLRIRKIKQAVPAQIEVTREANPGTIIQVNSKSSTLHVTTKGIFEIVDGVLNV; encoded by the coding sequence GTGTTAATTCAAAATGAGTTTTTTGATCTTTTGGTACAAGAGGAAAAAGTTATATTGCGCACCAAGAAGAATGGTTTTCCACTTAAATCATTCGACACAATAACGCGAGAACATCCACGAATAAAAATTATTTCTTTCCCAGTTTTAAGAAAAGCACTTACAGATCTAGAAGAACATGTAATAGGCAATTGGATCCCAGCTATAGAAGTATCCATCGCGCCTGATAAAATGATGGCCCAACTTTACATAAATGTATCAACCAAGGAATTTGAAGAAAATAAACAATCAATCTTAAAGCAAGCCGAAAAAGTGCTTGATGATGCCGGAGTTATTTATGGAAGGCAAGCATTGCTAGAAGAACCGTTTAAGCCGGGTGAACCCATTATCGCAGCTATTGGAAGACAGCCTCAGAAAGGTGAAGATGCAGTCGTAACATACATCGAAATACCCGAACGAAGGCCGGAGATTCGTGAAGACGGTTCTGCTGATTACTTTGAAATGAATTTCGTTACTCCTGTTAAACAAGGTGATTGGCTTGGTGAGAAAATACCTACGCAAGAGGGCGTTAATGGCATGGATGTGGTCGGAAACGAACTTCCAGCTGAGCGGGGAAATGATGCTAAGATTTACTTTGACAGGAAATCAGTGGACGAAGAACAAGATGTGGATAAATTAGTGTTGCGGGCATCGTTTGGAGGGGCTTTGGAAAGCATTGATGGTTTGATTGGCGTCGGAAAACAACTGGTAGTAAGCGGGGATGTCGGTCCTGAAACAGGCTCGATAACATTTGATGGGAGTGTTGTTGTTTATGGAACAGTACTTGCCGGATTTTCAGTAAATGCAACAGGAGATATTTCTATTGAAGGAAATGAAGGTATCACGAATGCAAAGGAGATTCAGTCGTCAGAGGGAGACGTTTACATAAAAGGAGGAATCTTCGGCGGTGGATTGACGATTGTCGAAGCGCGAGGAAATATATTCGTTAAACATGCAAATAATTGTAAATTGTACGGGAAAGAAGTACATGTCGGCTTATATCTACTTGGGACGGAAGTTAGAGCGGAATCTGTATTTATCGATAAAAACAAAGGTAAAATTATTGGTGGAGAAGTTGAGGTGCTTTATAAAATTGAATGTGCATATGCAGGAAATAGCCACGAACGGAAGACGATCCTTCGTGCGAAAGGGATCGACAAGGAACTGCTTTATATGGAAATTCAAGAAATGGCAAAAAGTCTAAAAGAACACCAAGAGACATTCGGAAAACTTGAACAGCATGCCCTTCCATTTAGGAATAACGAAAGTCAATTGAGGGGTCCTCAGGCAGACGCATATGAAAAGATGTTGGAAGTGATTGAGTCGAACGGAAAGGTTATAGCTGAACTTGACAAAGAGATTCAACTGAGAATTCGTAAAATTAAGCAAGCTGTACCTGCTCAAATCGAAGTGACGAGAGAAGCCAATCCAGGCACAATCATCCAAGTTAATTCCAAATCGTCCACACTCCATGTTACCACTAAAGGTATTTTTGAAATCGTCGATGGAGTCCTGAATGTTTAA